The following DNA comes from Mucisphaera calidilacus.
GTCTTGAGTTCATCGAGGTCGCAGACGTCGGCGATCATCGAGTAACTCAGCACGAGGGTTGCTCCCATGCCGGGGAAGAGCAGGACGAAGGCGAGTGTGAGCGGGTGAAGGTAGAGGTCGATGCTCCAGCCCCAGAAGCCGAGGTCGATGACCTGCCGGTAGGCGGCGATGTCGGGGCTGTAGAAGAACCAGGTCATCACGGCACCGATCAATGACACACCCATGAAGAAGGTCCACGCGCTTTTCTTTTCGATCACGCCGCTGAGGCGATTGAGCAGGAAGACCGTCCCCAGTCCGACGAACGGGGCAAAGGTCTGGGCCCAGCTCTGAGCCAGGAAACCGTCCTGCTTGTCGCCGGCGTGCACGTGATAGATCGATATGTAGTTGCCGAGGTGGATCACCATGATGATGCCAAAGAAGGCCAGGGTGTACGCGGCGATGATGAGTACGAACGCCGGCTGTGTCAGGGTCTGGCCCAGGCCCTTTAGGAGGGGAACCTTTGACTGCTGGCGTTTCTGGTGCTGGTAAGGCTCTTTCACGAACAGTGTCGGGATCATCGAGGCGGCGAGGATGGCCAGGGCCATAACGCCGCCGACAACCCAGGTCCCGTAGATCTCGCCGGTCTTGACCGGGTCATCGGCCCCGGCCTCCCGGGCCAGTTCAACAAAGTAGTCGGCGGTGGTGGCGTACAGGATCCAGCCGAAACAGATCCCCGATATGTAGGTGAAGGTTGTCCGGAACGACATCAGCCTGGTGCGTTCGTGGTAATCCGAGGTCAGTTCCATCGTCAGGGCACCGTAGGGCACGGAGAAGATGGTCAGGAAGGTGTAGAAGGCCAGAGAGACCAGGATGAAGTAGAGGGCGGCCATCCAGTCGAGCGCCGTGAAGCTCAGGTCGAACCACCAGAAACTGATCCCGTGCTTCTGGTCATCTGAGAACAGCGAGGCAAGAAAGGTCGGTGGGACACAGATGAGCGCCATGCCGAGCGCGCTGAGCAAGCCGCCGACGAGCATGTAGGGCTTGCGTCTGCCCCAGCGGCCACGGGTGTTGTCTGAGATCGAGCCCATGATCGGATCGATCAGGCCGTCCCAGAGTCTGGGCAGGGCGAGCACGAGTCCGAGCAGGACGGCATCAACACCCATGACGAGGTTGTAGATGACAAAACCGAATGCCTTGGGCATGTTGATGCCAAGGTTGATGACCGCCTCACCGCTGCCGGCTGCGACCTTGGTGCCGAGTGACAGTCGCTGCTGCGTCTGGTCGTGGGAAGCGGTTGATGCGTGGGTTGTCATGAGCACACTCCGGGGTGAAGACTGAATCAGCCACAGCTGTTGCGCGGACTCATCCCGCGCCCATGACCCCTGAGCACGTAAACACATTCGATGCTTGCTTAGCATAACGCAGACGCGGGCGTGCGTGTGACACGGTCTGTTCTGGGCCATTCATCGGCGTGTTCATGCAGGATTCACTCGAGGGTGATCAGAGCCGATCCGTTCAGCCGCGTGCCCTCGTTGAGAATGATGCGCGGCGCGGCGTAGATGCGGTTTCCCTGCAGGAAGCGTTCGTGTCCGCCGGCGTACTGGTCCACGATGGTCAGGTGCACACGGCCGCTGTCGGGATGGAGGTAGGCGCGGGCGTGCTGGTCGCCATCGGCGTAGAGGTTCATGGACGCGGAGGCTGTTTCGTTGCGCAGCGCGACGTGCCTTATGTTCAGCCTCGTTGATCGGAAGTCGCGGGTCCCGAATTCGTTGGATTCGAGGTACCAGGGCAGCCGGTCGTACGAGCCTGTGTACCCCGGCAACCGCGTGTGAAGCGCAGGGGCCTCGCCAACCGGGCGTGCGATGTGATCGCTGGGGTAGGAGGTCCAGTGTGCGTTACGGTCCCAACGCAGGGTGTTCATCGCGGGGCTGAGCGCGAAGGTGATGCCGATCTCGCGCATCTCCTGGCTGTCCGGCGGCGTGTGGTACGGGCGCTTCGCCGGCTCATTCGCCAGGAGCCATGTGAAGTCGTAGTTCACTTCGAGCTGGCCATCGGGCTTGAAGGTGTATTGGTAACTGCCCTGCGCCTCGTCGTAGCGACCTGTGACGTGGAAGGTCAGGGCGCCGTCGTTCTTTTCGTGCCGGACCGATTCGAGCCGCCAGTTGGTGGCCGTGTGTGAGCCGCGGGTGTGCTGCCGGGTCGCTGTCAGGAAGGGGCCGGCCTCGAGCACGTGGACGCCGTGGATCTCACCCGAGGTCAGCAGCCCCGTCTCGCGGCTCAGCCTCCAGAGGCTGTCGCCGACACTGATGACGATCTCGCCCTCGTGTTCGTGGTGGCTGACTTCGGAAGCGCGCACCGGAGGCAGGATGTCGGGCCTGATGCCGACTGCGTAACGATCCACCAGACGCCCCTGGCGGGAGATCACATCGAGTTCGAAGCGATCGCCGCTTCTCATCGGCGACGCCAGCGCGACCTGCACGACGCCTCGTTCCATCGGCTCGATCGCGGGGATCGCGTCGTCCGGCAGGGCCATCTCCTCCCCGCGGTAGCGTGCCTGCCATCGGTAGTCCCGTGTCGGCGTGAAGCGTGAATAGTTCTTCAGGGTGAAGGCAACCGATTGCCCGTCGTTGCTGACCTCGGCCTTCACAAGGCGCAGCGGAGAGTTGGCTTTCTTGACATTCCAGAACTCGGGCTTTGCCCTGCGGTAGCGGTCAAGGATCCCCCAGTCGCGAACGATCCCGCCCCAGGCGTTCTTCATGCGGATCGTGAACGAAACGCCGTAGAACAGGTGACCGCCCAGGACTTTCTCGGTGCGGTGCATGTAGTCGATGTGCTGCTGGTAGGCGTGGATCCAGAAGTCGTGCACGGTCGGGTCTGTTCGAAAGTCACCCTTGGCGTATTCGTGGATATGGGCCCATTCGCCGTAGAAGATCGGCCGCTTGTCGGGCATCCCCTTGTCCACGAAGTTGGGGTAGTGGTAGTTATCGACGTTGGTCTGCGGGAGGTTCTTGCCCATCTTCTCGTCCTCGTGGGCTTCTGCCCAGACGATGCGATGCGGGTCGAGTTCCTGGAGCATGAAGCCGCCATCGACGAACGCGGGGAGTGTAAAGAGCGATTCGTTGCCAAGGTTCCATGCGATGACCGAGGGGTGGTTGCGGAAGACCTCCACCAGTTGTCTGAGCATGCGTTGATAGTCGTCGTAGAACGTCTCGTTCTTCCCCAGGCCGTGGGTGTGGGGCATCCAGGACATCTCGACGCCGCCGATCGTCGTCTCGATGGCCGTCATCAGGCCGATCTCGTCGCAGATCTCGATAAGGTCGGGAAAGGGTGCGGCCCGGATCATGGTGAAGTTGGCATACTTCATCAGTTCCATGTCACGCCTGAGTTCTTCGCGGGTGACCGCGTGGAGATTCTGATAGCTCGGCACGTGGTGATAGCCCACCGACAGGATCTTGAGCACCTCGCCGTTGAGCAAGACGTGATCCTCCGTGATCTCGATCTCACGGAAACCCACACGGTTCGACGTCGTGTGGGAGGGTTCTTCACCTGTGCTCAGACGCGTTGTGAGCGTGTAGAGCGTCGGCGTCTCTGGTGTCCAGCGATCGGGCTTCTTCACGACACGCGAGAGTGCGCGTACCGCCGATTCGCCGGCGGCGACAGCCGGTACTTCAACAACAGGTTCGTCAAGTTCAACCTCGCGTCCATCGGCGTCGGCGAGTTGGAGTTCGATGCGGCCCGGAGGGGTGGCGTCCTCGCCACGGTTCGCGACGACAAGCTTCAACTGAAGCTCGGCGTCGGTGTAGGTGGCGTCGAGGTCGGTATTGAGGTGCAGTGAAGCGATGTGCTGTCTGGGCACAGCAATCAGTTCCGGTTCGAAACCGATGCCCAGGAATCCGCGGCCCGAGAGGATGATCGTGGGGTTCTTCGAGACGTGGACGGCGACGTCGTTCTGTTCGCCGGGGCGTATCTGTTCGGTCACGTCCAACTCGAACGGGATCCAGGGTCCCGCGAAGCGACCTGCGTGCTGTCCGTTCACGTACACATTCGCCTGCCCCTCGACCGAACGAAAACGCAGCTTGATGACCCGATCGCTCCATGCCTCGGGCACGTAGACCGTCCTGTGAAAGCCTGTCGTCTCGAGTTCTCCACGCACGAGGTCGGGGTAGGTGGTCTCGATTTCGCTGGGCACGGGGATAGTGAGTCCGGGCTTGTCGGGGCCGTGCGGGTCACGGTAGAAGTCATCTGATGCGTTGGGGTAGAACCGCCAGACACCCGACAGTGAGATCGTGGGTGTCTGGGTATCCACCGGGGTGAAGGCGGCTTGCTGCCCCCGGCTGATGGACGTGATGAGCAGCAGAATCATCACCAGAGCCATGACTGTCCGCGGGTGTGATGATTGAAGTGGCGGGGTCGGGGTCATAGAGCGTGTCCTGAGTCAGGTGGAGATCGGCGTTGATTCGGGCGGCTCTGGCAGCCGTTCTTCGGGTCCTGTTGTCGGGCGAGCCGAGAGCAGGCGGATCGCGGCGCCGTCGGAGACCGTCACGTTGCGTGCGTAGCCCGCCTCGAGACGATCGACGGTCGGTTGAAGCCTGGCGCTGTCCTGGAAGAGCAGTGCCTCGTCGGCGTTGAGTTGCAGGTGCCTGGGCGGGTACTCGCGCCAGTCGCCATGCGACACGGCGAGGGTGTCGTGGTCGCGTGTGTGTCGATCGATGAGCGATTGCTGTAGCGAGCGCACGCGTGCACGGCTTGCGGGATCACCGATGGCGTTCCTTGATTCACGCGGGTCGTGCTCGTGGTCGAGGTAGTAGGCCTTGTTGTCCGCCGCCGAGTAGATGTACTTGTCGCGTTCCGTAACGGCCATGTAGAGGGCGTACTCGCCCCTCTGAAACTGTCCGTAGACGACGTCGCGCTGGCAGCGATCCGCCGCCAGGTCGATCAGGCTCTCCCCTTCGGGTGACGGCTTGTGG
Coding sequences within:
- a CDS encoding MFS transporter, encoding MTTHASTASHDQTQQRLSLGTKVAAGSGEAVINLGINMPKAFGFVIYNLVMGVDAVLLGLVLALPRLWDGLIDPIMGSISDNTRGRWGRRKPYMLVGGLLSALGMALICVPPTFLASLFSDDQKHGISFWWFDLSFTALDWMAALYFILVSLAFYTFLTIFSVPYGALTMELTSDYHERTRLMSFRTTFTYISGICFGWILYATTADYFVELAREAGADDPVKTGEIYGTWVVGGVMALAILAASMIPTLFVKEPYQHQKRQQSKVPLLKGLGQTLTQPAFVLIIAAYTLAFFGIIMVIHLGNYISIYHVHAGDKQDGFLAQSWAQTFAPFVGLGTVFLLNRLSGVIEKKSAWTFFMGVSLIGAVMTWFFYSPDIAAYRQVIDLGFWGWSIDLYLHPLTLAFVLLFPGMGATLVLSYSMIADVCDLDELKTGHRREGMYWAVFNWIQKSALALSLLMTGFTLSISGFDEELTIQSDSTLTSMRLWFTCTMVVTFTLTILLVLLIPISRKRMDEVQAQLRERREAV
- a CDS encoding glycoside hydrolase family 2 TIM barrel-domain containing protein, producing the protein MALVMILLLITSISRGQQAAFTPVDTQTPTISLSGVWRFYPNASDDFYRDPHGPDKPGLTIPVPSEIETTYPDLVRGELETTGFHRTVYVPEAWSDRVIKLRFRSVEGQANVYVNGQHAGRFAGPWIPFELDVTEQIRPGEQNDVAVHVSKNPTIILSGRGFLGIGFEPELIAVPRQHIASLHLNTDLDATYTDAELQLKLVVANRGEDATPPGRIELQLADADGREVELDEPVVEVPAVAAGESAVRALSRVVKKPDRWTPETPTLYTLTTRLSTGEEPSHTTSNRVGFREIEITEDHVLLNGEVLKILSVGYHHVPSYQNLHAVTREELRRDMELMKYANFTMIRAAPFPDLIEICDEIGLMTAIETTIGGVEMSWMPHTHGLGKNETFYDDYQRMLRQLVEVFRNHPSVIAWNLGNESLFTLPAFVDGGFMLQELDPHRIVWAEAHEDEKMGKNLPQTNVDNYHYPNFVDKGMPDKRPIFYGEWAHIHEYAKGDFRTDPTVHDFWIHAYQQHIDYMHRTEKVLGGHLFYGVSFTIRMKNAWGGIVRDWGILDRYRRAKPEFWNVKKANSPLRLVKAEVSNDGQSVAFTLKNYSRFTPTRDYRWQARYRGEEMALPDDAIPAIEPMERGVVQVALASPMRSGDRFELDVISRQGRLVDRYAVGIRPDILPPVRASEVSHHEHEGEIVISVGDSLWRLSRETGLLTSGEIHGVHVLEAGPFLTATRQHTRGSHTATNWRLESVRHEKNDGALTFHVTGRYDEAQGSYQYTFKPDGQLEVNYDFTWLLANEPAKRPYHTPPDSQEMREIGITFALSPAMNTLRWDRNAHWTSYPSDHIARPVGEAPALHTRLPGYTGSYDRLPWYLESNEFGTRDFRSTRLNIRHVALRNETASASMNLYADGDQHARAYLHPDSGRVHLTIVDQYAGGHERFLQGNRIYAAPRIILNEGTRLNGSALITLE